In Altererythrobacter aquiaggeris, the genomic stretch ATATCCATTTGCCGCGCGAACAGATCGTTCCAGATTGCATCATCGTCCGACGAATATACGTTCTGCTCGGGCTCCAGCCAGTCATCACCCAGATGTCCGGGCTTTTTGAGCGGCGCGGTAAACACATCATCCGGCATTTCGGGCAGGCGCGTGTAGTCGCTGTGTGGTTCAACCGATGTAGCCATAATCTGGAGCAGACCCTATCACCAGCCTTGTGGTTAGACAAACGGGTTCAGGCCGGACAGGAGGGTTTATGAAACAGAAAGATTACGAAAATGTGCTGGCGCCGCTCGAACAGGAGCTGGTGGCAATGGCCCGCTGGGCGCGGGTTACCGGCGCCCGCATCGTGGTTGTTTTCGAAGGGCGCGATACGGCGGGCAAGGGAGGCGCGATTTCGGCATTGAGCAATCCGATCAATCCGCGCCAATGCACCACCGCCGCGCTGCCCAAGCCCAGCGAAGAGGAAAGCACGCAGTGGTATTTCCAGCGTTATGTGAAGCATCTGCCATCGGCGGGGCAGATCGTCCTGTTCGACCGCAGCTGGTACAACCGCGCCGGCGTCGAAAGCGTGATGGGCTTTGCAACCGAAGAACAGGTCGCGCTGTTCCTCCAGCAAGCGCCGGTTTTCGAGAAAATGCTGACGGACGACGGTATTCTGCTGTTCAAATACTGGCTGACGACCGATCAGGCCCGGCAGGAAGAACGGCTAGCGGAACGGTTGGACGATCCGCTCAAACGCTGGAAACTGTCACCCGTCGATCTGGCGGCGCGGCAGCAATATGCTGCCTATACCAGCGCGCGGGCACGGATGCTCGAAGCGACGCATACCGGCCATGCACCCTGGACGCTGGTGGATTTCAACGACCAGAAACAGGGGCGTTTGACACTGATCCGCAATCTGCTCGACCGGCTGCCCGATACGCATTGCGAGCCGCAGGAACTGGAATTTCCGCCGCTCGGGCATGAACCGCTGGAGGAAAGCTATAGCGTGCTGAAGCCGATCCCCGATTTCAC encodes the following:
- the ppk2 gene encoding polyphosphate kinase 2 produces the protein MKQKDYENVLAPLEQELVAMARWARVTGARIVVVFEGRDTAGKGGAISALSNPINPRQCTTAALPKPSEEESTQWYFQRYVKHLPSAGQIVLFDRSWYNRAGVESVMGFATEEQVALFLQQAPVFEKMLTDDGILLFKYWLTTDQARQEERLAERLDDPLKRWKLSPVDLAARQQYAAYTSARARMLEATHTGHAPWTLVDFNDQKQGRLTLIRNLLDRLPDTHCEPQELEFPPLGHEPLEESYSVLKPIPDFTP